The following are encoded together in the Buteo buteo chromosome 2, bButBut1.hap1.1, whole genome shotgun sequence genome:
- the SLA2 gene encoding src-like-adapter 2 isoform X2, with amino-acid sequence MGTLPSREKPLSIPPAVADTAQPPPPMQADPSGFLALALCDFPAGAGAATVLRMGEQLRVLSEDGEWWLVASEVSGKKCQVPSSCVAKVRHRWLYEGVSRQKAEELLLQPGNRSGSFLIRESQTRQGCYSLSVRRSERASWDSVTHYRIYRLENGWLYISPRLTFPTLHDLVDHYSGNAPPGHWHPQSMGGDALCPAAKEGAGEKCPWGWGAGGGTLLTLPAPCPEFGEGLCCLLREPCSMEGAKVAPISTLPTVMKPSLNWDKIDSSLLLSEATSPPEEDSPISLGLREAISSYLLLTETATPKQSPAGKGAKNS; translated from the exons ATGGGGACCCTGCCCAGCCGGGAGAAGCCGCTCAGTATCCCACCAGCAGTTGCTGACACAGCGCAGCCCCCACCGCCCATGCAGGCAG ACCCCAGCGGCTTCCTGGCTCTGGCCCTCTGCGACTTCCCTGCCGGCGCAGGGGCAGCCACCGTCCTGAGGATGGGAGAGCAACTCCGTGTCCTCTCCGA GGATGGAGAGTGGTGGCTGGTGGCATCCGAGGTGTCCGGCAAAAAGTGCCAGGTCCCCAGCAGCTGCGTGGCCAAGGTCAGGCACAG GTGGCTGTATGAGGGTGTCAGCCGGCAgaaggcagaggagctgctgctccagccaggcAACCGCAGCGGGTCCTTCCTGATACGGGAGAGCCAGACCAGGCAAG GCTGCTACTCGCTGTCGGTGCGCCGCAGCGAGCGTGCCTCCTGGGACTCGGTGACACACTACCGCATCTACCGCCTGGAGAACGGCTGGCTCTACATCTCACCCCGACTCACCTTCCCCACTCTACACGACCTGGTGGACCACTACTCTGGTAATGCTCCTCCAGGCCACTGGCATCCCCAGTCTATGGGGGGCGATGCCCTGTGCCCTGCAGCAAAGGAGGGAGCGGGGGAAAAGTGCCCCTGGGGTTGGGGTGCAGGTGGGGGCACCCTGCTGacgctgcctgctccctgcccagaGTTTGGAGAGGGGCTGTGCTGCCTCCTCAGGGAGCCCTGCTCCATGGAAGGGGCAAAGGTGGCCCCGATCTCCACCCTGCCCACTGTCATGAAGCCATCGCTCAACTGGGACAAGATTGACAG ctccctcctgctctcAGAGGCCACATCCCCACCAGAGGAGGACTCTCCCATCAGCCTGGGCCTGAGGGAAGCCATCAGCTCCTACCTTCTCCTGACAGAGACAGCCACACCCAAGCAGAGCCCTGCGGGGAAGGGGGCAAAGAACAGCTGA
- the SLA2 gene encoding src-like-adapter 2 isoform X4, with the protein MGTLPSREKPLSIPPAVADTAQPPPPMQADPSGFLALALCDFPAGAGAATVLRMGEQLRVLSEDGEWWLVASEVSGKKCQVPSSCVAKVRHRWLYEGVSRQKAEELLLQPGNRSGSFLIRESQTRQGCYSLSVRRSERASWDSVTHYRIYRLENGWLYISPRLTFPTLHDLVDHYSEFGEGLCCLLREPCSMEGAKVAPISTLPTVMKPSLNWDKIDSSLLLSEATSPPEEDSPISLGLREAISSYLLLTETATPKQSPAGKGAKNS; encoded by the exons ATGGGGACCCTGCCCAGCCGGGAGAAGCCGCTCAGTATCCCACCAGCAGTTGCTGACACAGCGCAGCCCCCACCGCCCATGCAGGCAG ACCCCAGCGGCTTCCTGGCTCTGGCCCTCTGCGACTTCCCTGCCGGCGCAGGGGCAGCCACCGTCCTGAGGATGGGAGAGCAACTCCGTGTCCTCTCCGA GGATGGAGAGTGGTGGCTGGTGGCATCCGAGGTGTCCGGCAAAAAGTGCCAGGTCCCCAGCAGCTGCGTGGCCAAGGTCAGGCACAG GTGGCTGTATGAGGGTGTCAGCCGGCAgaaggcagaggagctgctgctccagccaggcAACCGCAGCGGGTCCTTCCTGATACGGGAGAGCCAGACCAGGCAAG GCTGCTACTCGCTGTCGGTGCGCCGCAGCGAGCGTGCCTCCTGGGACTCGGTGACACACTACCGCATCTACCGCCTGGAGAACGGCTGGCTCTACATCTCACCCCGACTCACCTTCCCCACTCTACACGACCTGGTGGACCACTACTCTG aGTTTGGAGAGGGGCTGTGCTGCCTCCTCAGGGAGCCCTGCTCCATGGAAGGGGCAAAGGTGGCCCCGATCTCCACCCTGCCCACTGTCATGAAGCCATCGCTCAACTGGGACAAGATTGACAG ctccctcctgctctcAGAGGCCACATCCCCACCAGAGGAGGACTCTCCCATCAGCCTGGGCCTGAGGGAAGCCATCAGCTCCTACCTTCTCCTGACAGAGACAGCCACACCCAAGCAGAGCCCTGCGGGGAAGGGGGCAAAGAACAGCTGA
- the SLA2 gene encoding src-like-adapter 2 isoform X1, with amino-acid sequence MGTLPSREKPLSIPPAVADTAQPPPPMQADPSGFLALALCDFPAGAGAATVLRMGEQLRVLSEDGEWWLVASEVSGKKCQVPSSCVAKVRHRWLYEGVSRQKAEELLLQPGNRSGSFLIRESQTRQAGCYSLSVRRSERASWDSVTHYRIYRLENGWLYISPRLTFPTLHDLVDHYSGNAPPGHWHPQSMGGDALCPAAKEGAGEKCPWGWGAGGGTLLTLPAPCPEFGEGLCCLLREPCSMEGAKVAPISTLPTVMKPSLNWDKIDSSLLLSEATSPPEEDSPISLGLREAISSYLLLTETATPKQSPAGKGAKNS; translated from the exons ATGGGGACCCTGCCCAGCCGGGAGAAGCCGCTCAGTATCCCACCAGCAGTTGCTGACACAGCGCAGCCCCCACCGCCCATGCAGGCAG ACCCCAGCGGCTTCCTGGCTCTGGCCCTCTGCGACTTCCCTGCCGGCGCAGGGGCAGCCACCGTCCTGAGGATGGGAGAGCAACTCCGTGTCCTCTCCGA GGATGGAGAGTGGTGGCTGGTGGCATCCGAGGTGTCCGGCAAAAAGTGCCAGGTCCCCAGCAGCTGCGTGGCCAAGGTCAGGCACAG GTGGCTGTATGAGGGTGTCAGCCGGCAgaaggcagaggagctgctgctccagccaggcAACCGCAGCGGGTCCTTCCTGATACGGGAGAGCCAGACCAGGCAAG CAGGCTGCTACTCGCTGTCGGTGCGCCGCAGCGAGCGTGCCTCCTGGGACTCGGTGACACACTACCGCATCTACCGCCTGGAGAACGGCTGGCTCTACATCTCACCCCGACTCACCTTCCCCACTCTACACGACCTGGTGGACCACTACTCTGGTAATGCTCCTCCAGGCCACTGGCATCCCCAGTCTATGGGGGGCGATGCCCTGTGCCCTGCAGCAAAGGAGGGAGCGGGGGAAAAGTGCCCCTGGGGTTGGGGTGCAGGTGGGGGCACCCTGCTGacgctgcctgctccctgcccagaGTTTGGAGAGGGGCTGTGCTGCCTCCTCAGGGAGCCCTGCTCCATGGAAGGGGCAAAGGTGGCCCCGATCTCCACCCTGCCCACTGTCATGAAGCCATCGCTCAACTGGGACAAGATTGACAG ctccctcctgctctcAGAGGCCACATCCCCACCAGAGGAGGACTCTCCCATCAGCCTGGGCCTGAGGGAAGCCATCAGCTCCTACCTTCTCCTGACAGAGACAGCCACACCCAAGCAGAGCCCTGCGGGGAAGGGGGCAAAGAACAGCTGA
- the SLA2 gene encoding src-like-adapter 2 isoform X3 translates to MGTLPSREKPLSIPPAVADTAQPPPPMQADPSGFLALALCDFPAGAGAATVLRMGEQLRVLSEDGEWWLVASEVSGKKCQVPSSCVAKVRHRWLYEGVSRQKAEELLLQPGNRSGSFLIRESQTRQAGCYSLSVRRSERASWDSVTHYRIYRLENGWLYISPRLTFPTLHDLVDHYSEFGEGLCCLLREPCSMEGAKVAPISTLPTVMKPSLNWDKIDSSLLLSEATSPPEEDSPISLGLREAISSYLLLTETATPKQSPAGKGAKNS, encoded by the exons ATGGGGACCCTGCCCAGCCGGGAGAAGCCGCTCAGTATCCCACCAGCAGTTGCTGACACAGCGCAGCCCCCACCGCCCATGCAGGCAG ACCCCAGCGGCTTCCTGGCTCTGGCCCTCTGCGACTTCCCTGCCGGCGCAGGGGCAGCCACCGTCCTGAGGATGGGAGAGCAACTCCGTGTCCTCTCCGA GGATGGAGAGTGGTGGCTGGTGGCATCCGAGGTGTCCGGCAAAAAGTGCCAGGTCCCCAGCAGCTGCGTGGCCAAGGTCAGGCACAG GTGGCTGTATGAGGGTGTCAGCCGGCAgaaggcagaggagctgctgctccagccaggcAACCGCAGCGGGTCCTTCCTGATACGGGAGAGCCAGACCAGGCAAG CAGGCTGCTACTCGCTGTCGGTGCGCCGCAGCGAGCGTGCCTCCTGGGACTCGGTGACACACTACCGCATCTACCGCCTGGAGAACGGCTGGCTCTACATCTCACCCCGACTCACCTTCCCCACTCTACACGACCTGGTGGACCACTACTCTG aGTTTGGAGAGGGGCTGTGCTGCCTCCTCAGGGAGCCCTGCTCCATGGAAGGGGCAAAGGTGGCCCCGATCTCCACCCTGCCCACTGTCATGAAGCCATCGCTCAACTGGGACAAGATTGACAG ctccctcctgctctcAGAGGCCACATCCCCACCAGAGGAGGACTCTCCCATCAGCCTGGGCCTGAGGGAAGCCATCAGCTCCTACCTTCTCCTGACAGAGACAGCCACACCCAAGCAGAGCCCTGCGGGGAAGGGGGCAAAGAACAGCTGA
- the SLA2 gene encoding src-like-adapter 2 isoform X5, giving the protein MCCCTSSCPLCPGQGRTGLGAQRCPCTARRGSASAPCLCRWLYEGVSRQKAEELLLQPGNRSGSFLIRESQTRQAGCYSLSVRRSERASWDSVTHYRIYRLENGWLYISPRLTFPTLHDLVDHYSGNAPPGHWHPQSMGGDALCPAAKEGAGEKCPWGWGAGGGTLLTLPAPCPEFGEGLCCLLREPCSMEGAKVAPISTLPTVMKPSLNWDKIDSSLLLSEATSPPEEDSPISLGLREAISSYLLLTETATPKQSPAGKGAKNS; this is encoded by the exons ATGTGCTGCTGCACCTCAAGCTGTCCTCTCTGCCCTGGCCAGGGCAGGACAGGCCTTGGGGCACAGCGTTGTCCCTGCACAGCCAGGAGGGGCTCTGCCAGTGCCCCCTGCCTGTGCAGGTGGCTGTATGAGGGTGTCAGCCGGCAgaaggcagaggagctgctgctccagccaggcAACCGCAGCGGGTCCTTCCTGATACGGGAGAGCCAGACCAGGCAAG CAGGCTGCTACTCGCTGTCGGTGCGCCGCAGCGAGCGTGCCTCCTGGGACTCGGTGACACACTACCGCATCTACCGCCTGGAGAACGGCTGGCTCTACATCTCACCCCGACTCACCTTCCCCACTCTACACGACCTGGTGGACCACTACTCTGGTAATGCTCCTCCAGGCCACTGGCATCCCCAGTCTATGGGGGGCGATGCCCTGTGCCCTGCAGCAAAGGAGGGAGCGGGGGAAAAGTGCCCCTGGGGTTGGGGTGCAGGTGGGGGCACCCTGCTGacgctgcctgctccctgcccagaGTTTGGAGAGGGGCTGTGCTGCCTCCTCAGGGAGCCCTGCTCCATGGAAGGGGCAAAGGTGGCCCCGATCTCCACCCTGCCCACTGTCATGAAGCCATCGCTCAACTGGGACAAGATTGACAG ctccctcctgctctcAGAGGCCACATCCCCACCAGAGGAGGACTCTCCCATCAGCCTGGGCCTGAGGGAAGCCATCAGCTCCTACCTTCTCCTGACAGAGACAGCCACACCCAAGCAGAGCCCTGCGGGGAAGGGGGCAAAGAACAGCTGA